In Glandiceps talaboti chromosome 4, keGlaTala1.1, whole genome shotgun sequence, a single window of DNA contains:
- the LOC144434177 gene encoding uncharacterized protein LOC144434177, producing the protein MAIIPVKVKTKNSDRSIATYAFLDTGSAVSFCTESLMRRLCKSGKRVKITLDTMGKPFTTDTYIVEGLEVCDLQCKNTVELPKIYSKDKIPVSQHNIPAQKDIMEWPHLQEVDLPQIDAEVGQLIGNNVANAYTPLQTLTGPSNSPHATRTRLGRIVWNVVRGINSHGTTQPQRQENLPVNKVEVIAVEEIEELKRLDHMVRGAINLDFPECTIDDKRERSQEDKQFTKMVKETTNFIDGHYQIGLPFRNKDMKLPNNEGQAIQRLMGLERGMRRNRKFHEDYKTFMTDIISKGYAVKVPEKDMDRRDGKGMVYSTPWSISSKEARQDSSGIRLLSKVSRHISQRHITARARPNEHLLGVLLRFRQETVAMMADIEAMFHQMETWTKEPEIYRMMAHLFGGVSSPSCANTALHRTAEDNRGKFREEVTNTVLKDFYVDDCLKSVSTEDGAITLAKDMMELCKSGGFHLTKRVSNSCQVLETIPAEERGKEL; encoded by the exons ATGGCTATCATACCAGTCAAAGTTAAAACAAAGAACAGTGATAGAAGCATTGCAACATATGCATTCCTAGATACAGGCAGTGCTGTTTCCTTTTGCACTGAAAGTTTGATGCGAAGACTCTGCAAGAGTGGAAAAAGGGTGAAGATAACATTAGATACTATGGGCAAACCTTTTACCACAGATACTTACATCGTAGAAGGGCTAGAAGTTTGCGACCTACAATGTAAGAATACAGTTGAACTACCAAAGATATACTCAAAGGATAAGATTCCAGTATCCCAGCACAATATCCCAGCACAGAAAGATATCATGGAATGGCCACACCTACAAGAAGTTGACCTTCCACAGATAGATGCTGAAGTTGGGCAACTGATCGGCAACAATGTTGCAAATGCATATACACCTCTACAGACACTGACAGGACCAAGTAACAGTCCACATGCTACCAGAACTCGTCTTGGTCGGATTGTATGGAATGTGGTACGTGGTATCAACAGTCATGGTACTACCCAGCCACAGAGACAAGAGAACCTGCCAGTGAACAAAGTGGAAGTCATTGCTGTGGAAGAAATTGAAGAACTAAAGCGGCTAGATCATATGGTAAGAGGTGCTATTAACTTAGACTTCCCAGAATGCACTATTGACGACAAAAGAGAACGGTCTCAAGAAGACAAACAGTTCACAAAGATGGTTAAAGAAACAACCAATTTTATAGATGGCCACTATCAGATCGGATTACCATTCCGAAACAAAGACATGAAGTTGCCAAACAATGAAGGACAGGCTATACAGCGTCTCATGGGACTTGAAAGAGGAATGAGAAGAAACAGGAAATTCCACGAAGACTACAAGACATTCATGACTGATATCATCAGCAAAGGCTATGCAGTAAAGGTTCCAGAAAAGGACATGGATAGAAGAGATGGAAAAGGTATGGTTTATTCCACACCATGGAGTATATCATCCAAAGAAGCCAGGCAAGATTCGAGTGGTATTCGACTGCTCAGCAAAGTATCAAGGCATATCTCTCAACGACACATTACTGCAAGGGCCAGACCTAACGAACACCTATTAGGTGTACTGCTGAGATTCAGACAAGAAACAGTGGCAATGATGGCGGACATAGAAGCTATGTTTCATCAA ATGGAAACTTGGACAAAAGAACCCGAGATCTACAGAATGATGGCTCATCTCTTTGGAGGAGTCTCATCACCAAGTTGTGCAAATACAGCACTTCATCGAACAGCAGAAGACAATAGAGGCAAGTTCAGAGAAGAAGTCACTAACACAGTTCTAAAGGACTTCTATGTGGACGACTGTCTGAAGTCAGTATCTACTGAAGACGGAGCCATAACACTTGCTAAAGACATGATGGAATTATGTAAGAGTGGTGGTTTCCACTTGACTAAACGGGTCAGTAACAGCTGTCAAGTATTGGAAACTATCCCAGCAGAGGAACGAGGAAAAGAACTATGA
- the LOC144434179 gene encoding uncharacterized protein LOC144434179 — translation MPAGGDQRGISLNPHAKAFTVPTSRQEAMPIVRYSNRYAGHGMENMSSPLPVIQERGRSEEALLAMAFEFHRPKSELKKFSGDVMEYKRFIRQFNLKILAYTTDDEDRMNFLDQYTTKDANKIVTSHSHQDAKYGFPAAMAELEENYGDVEAIAHAFIKKALDWPVIKRDNPKGIKDFVVFLTECCGEYKLYAVPGLHRKYEMSHNKITTAVW, via the coding sequence ATGCCAGCTGGAGGAGACCAAAGGGGCATAAGTCTGAACCCTCATGCCAAAGCCTTCACTGTGCCTACCAGTCGACAGGAAGCCATGCCCATAGTTCGCTACAGTAACAGATATGCTGGTCATGGAATGGAAAACATGTCATCTCCCTTACCAGTCATACAAGAGAGAGGACGATCAGAGGAAGCTTTGCTAGCCATGGCATTTGAATTTCATAGACCAAAGTCAGAGCTGAAGAAATTTAGCGGTGATGTGATGGAGTACAAAAGATTTATTCGCCAGTTCAATTTGAAGATTTTGGCTTACACAACGGATGATGAAGATAGGATGAACTTCCTGGACCAGTACACTACTAAAGATGCAAACAAGATAGTCACCAGCCACAGTCATCAAGATGCAAAGTATGGGTTTCCTGCTGCTATGGCGGAGCTTGAAGAAAATTATGGTGACGTTGAAGCGATAGCACATGCTTTCATAAAGAAGGCTCTCGATTGGCCTGTCATCAAGAGAGATAACCCCAAGGGAATAAAGGACTTTGTTGTCTTCTTGACTGAATGCTGTGGAGAGTATAAACTTTATGCAGTACCTGGATTACACAGAAAATATGAGATGTCTCATAACAAAATTACCACAGCAGTTTGGTGA